Genomic DNA from Coffea arabica cultivar ET-39 chromosome 7e, Coffea Arabica ET-39 HiFi, whole genome shotgun sequence:
ACATGTAATCCTTTGAGCCACGAATAACATACATTTGCGATCAGAGTGCAGCTTCTCTGTCAACATACTTTCTAATGATTGCAGATCTATAATCCTCTACAAACCAGATGAAGTAAAAATTTCCTAGAGGAAACCAAAGAACAACTATCTGTGCATTAATTTCTCAATAAGCACAGAATTAACCAACTCATGGCTTGTCAATGGCTTGCAAAGCAAAAGCAGTAAAAGACAATGAGTATGCACATGCTATCAATTATCAACCTCCAACAGTTCAAAGCAAATATTATGTTTAGTGGTTGAAGGAAAACATCACAATCCGGTAGAGCAGAGCTTGATAACATCAGTGATGTCAATCAAAAAAAGTTAGCAAAATTCAGGTATTAACAACACTATTGGCCAAAAAAAGATTCCAGCTGCCTGTATACTCGTATTAATACTACATCGTCATCTTTCATCATTAACCTTGTTGAAGCTAATAAAGCTAAAAAGCTAACTTATCAACCCAGCCACATAAATAGCACCAATTCTCATCTCGCatttcaaaaactaaatgttCCAAATTCTACATAGCAATCGACTTCATACTTGATCACCAAAATGCTAATTCTCAAATTTGACAGCAGAATATTTTGAATTCTACCTAGCAAAGGACTTCATATTGCTCCACGGGAACTTGGCAGCCGCTGCACCAGTACTACCCCCACCACCAGGACCATCACGACTATGGCCACCACGACGAGGGGATCCGAACCTCTCTTGCCTGAACCCATTGGACCTATCTTTCCTCTCATCAAGCCAATGTGGAGTCCTGGGCTCACCATCCTCCAACATGCTTGATTTTTTCGAGGGCTTAGCCATGTTCTTCTTGTCCTCCTCAATCATTCTAATGGGATACACATCAGGTGAAATTGATAAAGGATTTTTCAGGGTCACATAAGCCTTCTTGTAATCTGGTTTCGCAATCAACAGCCcacctctcttcttcttctttccatCCATATTCAAAGTCCTCACTTTGTCAACCTCAAAACCATAAAGGGACTCTAAAACCCTCTTTATCTCAATCtacatggaaaaaaaaacccCACCAGATTAATAtgagaaaaaatgaataaaaattcaaactttagtACAAATCAAGAAAAGATATATCCCATCTTGAGGTGGAGAAAAGTACATACCTTGGAGGCAGAAGGGATGGTTTTGAGGGCAATTTCCCTAATATTGGAGAAAGAGGAGGGCATGAGGAGCTTAATTGGTAGGTTTGCAAAGTGTACTACTCTTCTTCCCAATCTACTTGCCATCTTTATGCTTCTGTGCGCGTTTGGGAGTGTGAAAGTGTGTATTTCTGCAGTGATTTTGAGATCGTTCAGAGGTTTTCTGATCTCTACTTAAAATGATCAGTGGAAGGAGAAAGAAAGGGTTAGCTGTTGGGCCGGGTCGAATTTTGTTGGCTCACTTTTATTGGTTAGCCGTGATTTTGTGGATGCAGCCCAACCACCAGCTCCCTCAAGGTGTCGGATTTGCCAAATTGGATTTTAACATAATTTACAGATGcctcaaaaaaataattaaaaaaagagagagactcCATGATCGTATCGTTTCGtgttttgatcttttgatttctAAAATCAATTACTTTACTGAGAATAAACGGAGTTAAAGTCgaaattatttgtttatttggcTCAACTTCAAGATTGTAAGCATGATTacatataaaaaataattttccacaaaaaaaaaagttgtagaaaaacaAATGACGTCAAAACACAGTGTTGGGGTGTTATACATTAGTTGCAAACAAATCAGTGTGTGTAAATAAGGTGTAAATAATGTGTGGTTCTTACTAttaaaatcaccaaaacaaaGGCAGTTCTATTGCTAATGCTACCAAAAAGATGTACGGCGTACATTGCTCATTAACACAGGACATTAGTCTTTTTGTCGGTACAGTTTCATATGCCAAAGCTTACATTTCATGTTCAGTTCCAAACCAAGAGAATGTTCCTCTTATGAGGCCCTTTTACTATCCCCCAGataaaaataatgataataaccTGATAGTACATTGTAACAAGTAACAAGACGAAAAGAAGGGCAACCAGAAATGTGAATAGCATGCAGTGGTAGCTCTAGCATTTGCATCTTTGCATCTTCTCTTTGCACCTGATAATTTGCATCTTTGCAGATTATCTTTATATCGTCCTCTAAGATAATAAAGAACAGAGTCCAGCTACATTTGATTGACACTTGACACCGGATGAATTTGACTAACAAGAACAAACTCAGTACGCTATCCAAAGCGAGGAAGGCTCCTAAAAAATGCCAGCATATTTCCTCACTCATTAACTGATGTTAATGCAAGTAAAACCAATCGGCATAGTATACTATCTCCCACATAGCAGTTCATAACATCTCATGCCTCCTTTGCTTTGACTCTGTATGGGTACTTCTGGTAGACTGATACGCTGGTAATCACCAGTGGTAATGCCACAAGACAGTACAAGGAAGGTGGTTTGCCATCAAAGACAAACTGTAACAGAGCAGTGAAGAGAAGTGCAGAAACAATGACAAATCCCTGCAGGCATTTTGGACAAGACAAGACAAGACATTAAACGCTTAAACTGCGTGCAAGAGGCAAAGAAAAGAAGGAGATGGAAGCAGGCAACAGGAAAAGAAATATGGGTATCAAAGGCGAGACACTTTCCTCAATCACAGGAAAATAATATTGGTATGCTCTAGACCGTGACAATACACCTATAAACTACTTTATCCAATTGCAAGTAATGCTCATCTTAATAGATATTTCACACTAATTTCCCGAAAAAACACCAAGAGTTGAGATAATACCTAATAACAAAACCCAAAACTCAATTGCCAGGAAACATATCATCAATTGAGTAAatgtattttcttttttttctgatttatcCTGAAAAAGGCTTGTTATCTCAAGTTTATGGCTGGCCAGGCTGCTAGCTACCATGTCGACCTTTCTAGAACTAGTTATTTTGGCATCTATAGATGTAGAACTAGGCAGATGAAATAGCAATTGGTGATGGTACACTAAAACAAAAGCCTTCAACTACAGACAGCCAACCAATTACTAGAAAAGCATCCCACCATATCAGTTCACCCCAAAATATTCTTCTTCCTCTACCCCAGGATTCCTGCATATGTACCTTTATTGATTGGCCTATATTCTTGCACTCCAAAGCCTATATTTCTTGAAATTAGGCGTCCAAAATTTCTAGGGTATACTTCAAGTTTTTGATGGATTAGCCTATTGCAAATGGAAAACAAGTATTTATTAGAACAGCATGATTTAAATACTGTCTGCTCCACCCTAACAAATAGTAAAAGTTAAGGGGCAAGACTTGCCTTTCGTACACCACCAGCATAAGATGTCACAAGGCCAACTAGAATCCCACCAACAGCATTGAATATCACAGGGATCTGAATAAAAGACAAAAAGCATGAGAATTTGAAGTATTCAAACACCATCAAATGGCTTGCCTCAAACATCCAAGTCTATCATCAGATGCATAAATCCCAAATGTTTTATGTTAACAAACAAAAGCGTATCCTACAATTAACCCTGTTTATCCTCAAAGTGGTTATTTATCTATGAAAAGATCTATATATTAATGCCTTAATAACAAAACTTCAGAAGATAGCCTACTGGAAGGAATCGGCAACTCCAATAATACGAGGATAGTCATTCACTGAGTAAATAAGCAGAAAAAGATACTGACCAATTTATAATTCAAAACATGAGGAATTAATTCATTTGACTATTAGTGTCCCATGGACAACTTCCTATGCATAGTCAGAATAAACAAAGTCACAAAAGTAGAATGGCTTCAAATTACTGCGCATAACTGAAGTACAAGACAGCACATCTGGCTCAAACCTTAGAAGCACATAtgcaaatgtgatatatgtgaaatgTGTATTTGAATGTATTGCTTATCTAATGGGAGCTTGTTACAATGCAGTGAATGAATCAAATTGACAGAGATAAATTTTGGTCATCAAAGCGTTTCTTTCTAATGATTTTTCCTCCTCACTGGTATAGGAAACTCAAACAAGGTACTGATTTCAGCAGAATTACAATTTTACCCTCAGGCCACTTTAACATGATTCAGTGTCCAAGAATAAGAATTAGCAAGTATAGTTACCAAAGTCAATGGAGTCCAGCCATAAAAAAAGCCATGTTGTCTGACGGCTTCTCCATCAGGAGACTTGTAAAAACTAGCCATC
This window encodes:
- the LOC113701716 gene encoding uncharacterized protein, which codes for MASRLGRRVVHFANLPIKLLMPSSFSNIREIALKTIPSASKIEIKRVLESLYGFEVDKVRTLNMDGKKKKRGGLLIAKPDYKKAYVTLKNPLSISPDVYPIRMIEEDKKNMAKPSKKSSMLEDGEPRTPHWLDERKDRSNGFRQERFGSPRRGGHSRDGPGGGGSTGAAAAKFPWSNMKSFASDQCEE